A window of Pullulanibacillus sp. KACC 23026 genomic DNA:
TAAGCGACGGGAAATCCTGTCCTTGTTTTGGTTTTTTTAATTGCATATTGTTGACTTAATGTGTGAGCTTAAATGACTTTAAAAGTTGGAAGGTATATTAAGATGCCCAAAGTAAATATACAACTAATTGATGTGGGTAAAAATAAAAAGTTGAAGGAGTACATTAAACAACAAAAGGAAAGTAATTTCAATTTATTTTCCAACAATAAGGAAGCGTTTTTAATTATCGATCGGCATGGCCATATTAGGCATGGAAATGTTTGGTGTTCTCGAATGGCAGGCTATTCTCAAGAAGAACTGCTTAAGAAGTCGATCTATGATTTGGTACCTCAAGAGGATATGTCCCTAAAGCCTTTTTTTAGTGAAGATATAGAGCAGTTTGCAGCTGATTTTTATATAAGAGGTGTAAGAGCTCCATTGCAAATTTCCTTTATTACGATACCTATATTCCATAATGATGAATTAATAGGAAAATATATGGTTTTAAAGGAAAGAAAAAAGGACCAGGAAAGTGAGCGGTCAGATACTCCTTATAACCAGTTGATCGATCATTCACCGTATGGAATTGTCCTTATTAAAAATGAATTAATAATGGATATAAATATGATGGGAAAGAAAATGATCGGGATTGAAGAAAAAAGAGAAGTCATAGGAAAAGATAGTTGTTCTTTAATTCCTGGTTCATTAAGAGAGGAATTTATCAACCGAATCAGATCCATTCAATCGGGGGATCAGATAGAACCTTGGAAACAAAAAATTGTAAAAGCCAATGGACTCATAACAGAGATAGACCTCCAAGCATCTCTTATTTGTTACAAGCATGAGGACATGATACAACTTATCATGAAGGAGTTAGATGGAGAGAGAAGCGTTACGGATTTGTCTTTATACATTGCAACAGGATTGGCCCATGAATTAAAAACACCCCTAATAAGAATAGAAGGCTTTATGGAGCTAATGAGAGTACTCACAAAAAATGAGGACATTTATTATGAGATTATTAAGGAAGATGTACAGCGCTTAAAGGACATAATCAAAGATGTTCTAATAACGGATTACCGCTTGTAGGCAAGAGAGGATATCTGGCCTTCGGAAATTTGTGTGGAAATTAAGTCAATCAAAAAGAAATTGCGATAATTTAAAACAGATGTTACAATAATTGTGACTAATGTCTTATTGTCATTAGTTCGTTAGTATTCATAGCCTTAACTAATTAATATAAAATATATTTTGTATGGTAAATGGTAGAAACTATTAAGTCTAATAGAGAGTCTAATCCATGGCCTAACTTCTATTTATAGAGGTTAGGCCATTTTTTATTATCTAAAGGGGAAATGAAAGTGATTCGAAATCATCAGTTCCAGCAACAAGATCTCCTCAAACTGAGCAGTTCAGTAAGTAAAATAATTAAGCGGTATTTTGGAAAAGGCCCGAGCAATTGTTACGCTACTTTTTATGAAGCGAGATTAACTATATATATTAACAAGTTTGCTACTCCAGCTGAGACTGTTTTGGTTCAAAATAACAAGATCGCTATAGCTCACTCATTTCGAATGGCTGTAATGGAGCATGTAGCAGAAGAAATTAAAGATAAAGTTGATTCTCTCTTTGGTGTCAGATTTGATTCACAATATAGTGATTGGGATTTTGAGTTGGATAGTGGGATTATTATGATGGAAAAGTGCAGTTCAAAGAAAGCGTTCCAAAAC
This region includes:
- a CDS encoding PAS domain S-box protein — its product is MPKVNIQLIDVGKNKKLKEYIKQQKESNFNLFSNNKEAFLIIDRHGHIRHGNVWCSRMAGYSQEELLKKSIYDLVPQEDMSLKPFFSEDIEQFAADFYIRGVRAPLQISFITIPIFHNDELIGKYMVLKERKKDQESERSDTPYNQLIDHSPYGIVLIKNELIMDINMMGKKMIGIEEKREVIGKDSCSLIPGSLREEFINRIRSIQSGDQIEPWKQKIVKANGLITEIDLQASLICYKHEDMIQLIMKELDGERSVTDLSLYIATGLAHELKTPLIRIEGFMELMRVLTKNEDIYYEIIKEDVQRLKDIIKDVLITDYRL
- a CDS encoding Na-translocating system protein MpsC family protein yields the protein MIRNHQFQQQDLLKLSSSVSKIIKRYFGKGPSNCYATFYEARLTIYINKFATPAETVLVQNNKIAIAHSFRMAVMEHVAEEIKDKVDSLFGVRFDSQYSDWDFELDSGIIMMEKCSSKKAFQNVEMPLLANLKKQINQVSALVHKTPTNISVFKVSPKLYGVKCEGVMYQIEKTLYEKGHLDILHQCSIEIKKNYQKHLDSFEKVFGRTIEGLFIIWDYKNEENYIFFSLQ